A single window of Puniceicoccales bacterium DNA harbors:
- the leuS gene encoding leucine--tRNA ligase — MATNSTEYRFTEIEPYWQNYWYNNGIFTAKTDDSLKKFYVLDMFPYPSGTGLHIGHPEGYTASDIVARFKKANGFNVLHPMGWDAFGLPAEQHAIATGQHPAINTKANVDNFRRQIKALGFAIDWEREINTTDDGYVKWTQWIFLQLFKHGLAYVAEKPVWWCPELKSVLANEEIIDGKSERGNHYVERKNMRQWVLRITAYADKLLEGLENIDWPDSTKRQQIAWIGKSKGAEIDFEIDGYDDKLPVFTTRADTIFGVTFLVVSPEHPILNKIVKEPYKKSIDDYISQAKTKSDLERTDLAKDKTGVFSGSYAINPINNKKIPIWISDYVLMSYGTGAIMAVPAQDSRDYEFAKKFGLDIIQVISNEDDNTEIPFCIEGKLINSGRYSGLKSAVARSKIIDDLVQLKKGRETVNYRLRDWLFSRQRYWGEPVPILWVNKEAYERISSSDTSSLKEFLPQKPITFEKNGETLFAIPLASKHLPLKLPAVPSYLPSDDGESPLSKAKDWLDVYIDRETCEIVSKQDVNSTDARFLKARRETNTMPQWAGSCWYYLRYLSPTHTTNLVDPRDEKYWGYPDLYIGGAEHAVLHLLYARFWHRFLYDIGVLTSGKEPFKKLFHQGIILGEDGTKMSKSRGNVINPDEIISRYGADSLRLYEMFLGPLDAMKPWNTTGIEGVHRFLKKVWREYIRSDGQLIQFKATDSQEITNLLNHTIKKVTDDLEALHFNTAISQMMIFINSLGKSDGMTLETAKTFLKLLAPFAPHFSEELWARLGEQTSIYFAQWPTYEDISTKTDSYKLIIQINGKVRGDMLISADATEEDIFSSILKLDNLKKYLINKNIVKKIYIRHKIMNIVTN, encoded by the coding sequence ATGGCAACAAATAGTACCGAATACAGATTCACCGAAATCGAACCCTATTGGCAGAACTATTGGTATAATAATGGAATTTTTACAGCCAAAACCGACGATTCATTGAAAAAATTCTATGTGCTAGACATGTTCCCCTATCCCTCCGGCACCGGCCTGCACATAGGTCATCCCGAAGGCTATACCGCATCAGACATAGTGGCCAGATTTAAAAAGGCTAACGGGTTCAATGTGTTACATCCTATGGGCTGGGACGCATTCGGATTACCAGCGGAGCAGCATGCCATCGCCACCGGCCAACATCCGGCCATAAACACCAAGGCAAATGTGGATAATTTTCGAAGACAAATAAAAGCCCTCGGATTTGCCATAGACTGGGAACGGGAAATAAATACCACCGACGACGGCTATGTAAAATGGACCCAGTGGATATTTTTACAATTATTTAAACATGGCCTGGCCTATGTGGCCGAAAAGCCGGTCTGGTGGTGCCCGGAACTTAAATCGGTCCTCGCAAACGAAGAAATCATCGACGGGAAATCCGAACGTGGCAACCATTATGTCGAACGCAAGAACATGCGCCAGTGGGTGTTAAGAATCACAGCCTATGCCGATAAATTGCTGGAAGGGCTGGAAAATATCGATTGGCCAGACTCGACAAAACGCCAGCAAATCGCCTGGATCGGCAAATCAAAGGGCGCAGAAATAGACTTCGAAATAGACGGCTATGACGATAAACTGCCAGTCTTTACCACCAGGGCAGACACCATTTTCGGTGTAACATTTCTAGTGGTGTCACCGGAGCATCCCATTCTGAACAAAATAGTTAAAGAACCATATAAAAAATCCATCGATGACTACATCAGCCAGGCCAAGACCAAAAGTGATCTGGAACGGACGGATTTGGCCAAGGACAAAACCGGAGTTTTCTCCGGGTCCTACGCAATAAATCCGATCAATAACAAAAAAATCCCCATATGGATTTCAGACTACGTGCTGATGTCCTACGGCACCGGCGCGATAATGGCCGTGCCGGCCCAGGACTCCAGAGACTATGAATTCGCCAAAAAATTTGGCCTGGACATAATACAAGTCATTTCCAATGAAGATGATAACACAGAGATTCCCTTCTGCATCGAAGGTAAGCTTATAAACTCAGGCCGATACTCGGGACTAAAATCCGCAGTGGCAAGATCAAAAATTATAGATGATCTCGTACAGCTGAAAAAAGGAAGGGAAACCGTCAACTACAGGCTTAGAGACTGGCTATTTTCCAGGCAGAGATACTGGGGCGAGCCGGTCCCGATTCTATGGGTAAATAAAGAAGCCTACGAAAGAATTTCGTCCAGTGACACCAGCAGTTTGAAAGAATTTTTACCACAAAAACCAATCACATTTGAAAAAAATGGCGAAACACTATTTGCCATACCTCTGGCTTCAAAACATCTGCCGCTAAAACTCCCGGCGGTCCCGTCCTATCTGCCTTCCGACGACGGCGAAAGCCCACTTTCCAAAGCTAAAGACTGGCTCGACGTATATATAGATAGAGAAACCTGCGAAATAGTTTCCAAACAGGATGTGAATTCGACCGACGCCCGATTCCTAAAAGCCAGACGAGAAACGAATACCATGCCCCAATGGGCCGGATCCTGTTGGTACTATTTACGTTACCTATCACCGACCCATACAACAAACCTCGTCGATCCCCGGGATGAAAAATACTGGGGTTATCCTGATCTTTACATTGGCGGAGCCGAACATGCGGTGCTCCATCTGCTTTATGCAAGATTTTGGCACAGATTTTTGTACGACATCGGCGTCCTAACCTCAGGCAAAGAGCCTTTCAAAAAACTATTTCATCAGGGAATAATTCTTGGTGAAGATGGAACAAAGATGTCAAAAAGCCGCGGAAATGTTATAAACCCTGACGAAATAATTTCACGCTACGGCGCCGACTCTCTACGGCTCTATGAAATGTTCCTTGGCCCACTGGATGCCATGAAACCCTGGAACACAACCGGCATCGAAGGTGTCCATCGGTTTCTGAAAAAAGTTTGGAGGGAATATATCCGGAGCGATGGCCAGCTGATTCAATTCAAAGCCACTGATAGCCAAGAAATTACAAATCTTCTGAACCATACCATAAAAAAAGTAACCGATGACCTGGAGGCGTTGCATTTCAACACCGCCATCTCCCAGATGATGATATTTATAAATAGCCTAGGCAAAAGTGATGGTATGACGCTGGAAACAGCTAAAACTTTCCTAAAATTACTCGCACCGTTCGCCCCACATTTCAGCGAAGAGCTCTGGGCCAGACTAGGCGAACAAACCAGCATATACTTCGCCCAGTGGCCGACCTACGAAGACATTTCAACAAAAACCGATAGCTATAAGCTAATCATACAGATAAATGGAAAAGTCCGAGGGGATATGTTGATCTCCGCCGATGCCACCGAAGAAGACATTTTTTCCTCCATACTGAAGCTAGATAATCTGAAAAAATATCTAATTAATAAAAATATTGTCAAAAAAATATACATCAGGCACAAAATTATGAATATTGTGACAAATTAG
- the rpsB gene encoding 30S ribosomal protein S2, translating to MNVTISELFEAGVHLGHQKRRWNPKSRNFVYDHRNGISIIDLEKTHKCLAVACEFLEDLAASGQNVLFVATKKQAQSIVQETANSLKMPFCVNRWLGGGLTNFDTVKRSLNKYRRFLEMETNGTLGSMLKKEASVIRRQMVRMRRNFEGLVEVNDLPSAIFVVDIKMERIAVAEANKIGIPVIAIVDTNSDPTQVAYPIPGNDDSSKSIKVIIDAIAESIATGLERYSIKKQDIKKNKKIIEKDEMISEQSVVMDEQLAKAAENVTIADEIESADRATGRTKTWMPHKVKGSGETKTKEVLTKTESKEPEKK from the coding sequence ATGAATGTAACAATCAGTGAGTTATTTGAGGCAGGGGTGCATCTAGGGCACCAGAAGAGACGTTGGAACCCGAAATCAAGGAATTTTGTCTACGATCATAGAAACGGTATCTCTATCATAGATCTGGAAAAGACTCATAAATGTCTGGCCGTCGCCTGTGAATTTTTGGAAGATCTGGCGGCTAGTGGCCAAAATGTTCTGTTCGTTGCAACTAAAAAACAGGCCCAGAGTATTGTCCAGGAAACGGCCAATTCACTGAAGATGCCTTTTTGTGTCAATCGCTGGCTAGGCGGTGGCCTTACCAACTTTGATACGGTTAAGAGGAGCCTGAATAAATATCGACGGTTTCTTGAAATGGAAACCAACGGAACGCTCGGCTCTATGCTAAAAAAGGAAGCTTCGGTGATTCGACGCCAAATGGTTCGCATGCGTAGAAATTTTGAGGGCCTGGTGGAAGTAAACGACCTACCATCGGCCATATTTGTGGTTGACATTAAAATGGAACGCATAGCCGTTGCCGAAGCAAACAAAATAGGCATTCCGGTGATAGCCATAGTGGATACCAATTCGGATCCGACCCAGGTAGCCTACCCAATCCCAGGTAACGATGATTCGTCGAAATCAATAAAAGTAATCATCGATGCCATTGCAGAATCCATAGCCACTGGCCTGGAAAGATATTCGATAAAAAAGCAAGATATAAAGAAAAATAAAAAAATTATCGAAAAAGACGAAATGATATCCGAGCAATCGGTTGTTATGGATGAACAACTTGCGAAAGCCGCTGAAAATGTTACCATCGCCGACGAGATAGAATCGGCCGACAGAGCAACCGGTAGAACCAAAACCTGGATGCCACACAAGGTTAAAGGCAGCGGTGAAACAAAAACCAAAGAGGTCCTAACAAAAACGGAGTCAAAAGAACCTGAAAAGAAATGA
- the tsf gene encoding translation elongation factor Ts, whose protein sequence is MNEISAKLVGELRSRTGAGIINCKKALVETNGNIEEAIIALRKNGAISAAKKADRQTTEGIIESYIHHGGRIGVLLELNCETDFVARNSDFKQLAHDICMHIAASNPLFISKDDVPENLIEKEKEIAMVQASGKSPVAIEKIVHGKIDKWINQVCLLNQSFIKDQDKTISNLLIEYISKIGENIKISRFVRFQLGE, encoded by the coding sequence ATGAACGAAATAAGTGCAAAATTGGTAGGTGAATTGCGCAGTCGCACCGGTGCCGGAATTATCAATTGTAAAAAAGCGCTGGTCGAGACCAACGGTAACATCGAAGAGGCAATCATAGCCCTGCGAAAAAATGGAGCAATTTCTGCTGCTAAAAAAGCCGATCGCCAGACCACCGAAGGCATAATAGAGTCTTATATTCATCACGGCGGCAGAATTGGTGTGCTGCTTGAACTGAACTGCGAAACAGATTTTGTCGCCAGAAACTCTGATTTTAAACAACTTGCCCATGATATATGCATGCATATCGCGGCTTCCAATCCGCTGTTTATCTCAAAAGATGACGTTCCAGAAAACCTAATAGAGAAAGAAAAAGAAATCGCCATGGTCCAGGCCAGCGGTAAGTCTCCGGTTGCCATCGAAAAAATAGTCCACGGCAAAATAGACAAATGGATTAATCAGGTATGTCTGCTCAACCAAAGCTTCATAAAAGACCAGGATAAAACGATTTCAAATCTACTGATCGAATATATTTCAAAAATCGGTGAAAATATAAAAATTAGCAGATTTGTCAGATTCCAACTTGGCGAGTAA